In the Dama dama isolate Ldn47 chromosome 13, ASM3311817v1, whole genome shotgun sequence genome, one interval contains:
- the RD3L gene encoding protein RD3-like, translated as MPFFGWMKWPKYDSYKSTHYPDSDVVTKTLLRELKWHLKERERLIQEIENEQKVKKTGVDYNWLRSYQSPHAAIPATEQRQLEVLCSQVQPCQTGTVLSRFREVLAENDVLPWEIVYIFKQVLRDFLSSADRASPQEGPEGAPSAARPGLSGTPGGGPEGPDKDEIPTISSYVDRNTKNRFPTLSHRIWNLPYYYPSS; from the exons ATGCCATTTTTTGGCTGGATGAAATGGCCAAAATATGATTCCTACAAATCCACACACTACCCTGACTCAGACGTAGTAACAAAGACTCTGCTTCGGGAATTAAAGTGGCATCTGAAGGAACGGGAGAGACTGATTCAAGAGATCGAAAATgagcaaaaagtgaaaaaaacaggTGTGGACTACAACTGGCTGAGAAGCTACCAGAGTCCCCATGCAGCCATTCCAGCTACTGAACAAAGACAGCTCGAAGTTCTCTGCTCACAGGTTCAACCTTGTCAAACGGGAACTGTTCTCAGCAG ATTTCGAGAAGTCCTGGCAGAAAACGATGTCCTGCCGTGGGAAATCGTCTACATCTTCAAGCAGGTTCTGCGAGACTTCCTGAGCAGCGCGGACAGGGCCAGCCCGCAGGAGGGCCCCGAGGGGGCCCCGAGCGCAGCGCGCCCCGGGCTCTCCGGGACCCCAGGGGGCGGCCCCGAGGGGCCAGACAAGGATGAAATCCCCACCATCTCAAGTTACGTAGACAGAAACACAAAGAATAGGTTCCCAACACTCTCACATCGAATATGGAACCTACCGTATTACTACCCATCAAGTTAA